The genome window aaacaaaTGTACGTCAGATATTTGGTCTTGTACACTACATTTTAAGCACACTAAACGAACATTAATTTTAAGATTAGGAAGGTCTTGAGTACGAATTGTAGTTTTTGTTTTggctttttaaccaaaatgatttatgagATTAGCGTAACTCTTCattttggtctctgagatttgaaatcgataaaaATGGTCCGATTCCTGAATTTGtctatcatcaatcattttggtcataaAACATCTTAAGCTaaaaagccttttttttttttttttacacagaGTACAAATTGTAGTTTAAGATTTGGAAATCCCCACCACTAAGGGTCCACAAGACACAAGATTCTTCCTTACtcttaaaattataaatataaaaacattTTCAGATCTTTAAAAGATTTAGATTTTGGAGTTCTCAAGCTAGTCATCAACAAAAGAGaactatataaataaataagtaaaaaattaagcaaaaactaactcaaaaatcaaTATGTTTTCTTGTTGGGGCCCAAGTTAGTGTACAGATAAGAGACTTAGGTACAAGATTTATATTAATTTGGCCGGTCTCTCATCGTTTAGTCGTCAAGGAGTCATATCTCTTCAAAACCCCAAAATCTATGAGGACGAAACCAGATCATATCAAATTTAAAGGAGATTTGATAGACGTTTTATAGGTGGATGAGACATAAGaagaaagatatatatatataccctgAAAAagttgatgcatatatatgcatcTCCTGCATGGTTGCATGTCATGTGCAATGTTATTAAAGATATATAGTTAGGTGGGCACAAAGACGGAACTTGCTTCGGAATAATTAGTAGGAATTTCTGATAAATAACATGTTGCTACTTATGGTATATTTAATATtgcataatttaaaaaaaaaagtgaatatgTGTCAAACTGCTGAGCAGCCAACATGACTAAGTAGGAGTTCTTTCTAATTATTCAGCAGCTAAGCAACGTTCTACAAAGACGACATACGTGGTTAAGATCAAAGTTTTGTTATCGTATGTATTCAAGTTgcaaatatattttattatatgagaaaatttataattaaaattaatacgTGAATAAGCATTACGCACTACTTCAACAGAAGACAAATTTCTCGAGTTATTGATACCAAACTCGCACGATTGATTATAACGCATGCCTATAATTAGTATATTTAGTTGCAATATTCCCTTTTATTATCCAGCTTTCAATGAATTTGGGTTTattgaataaaaataaattttgtcaaccatttatgttttacaaatttcccaCATTATACCTCTACAAGCATTGACTTTTATAAAATATCCaatataaaatagtacttaacaaTTCTTTAAGAAACGAAAAACAAAATCCTGTCATGTTTTCTCTCCCACCACTCAATCGAacttttcttctcttcctccagCAAAGATTGTCATCCCACATACAGAGCATATTTAGCTTTTCGAATATGTCTTCGTTCAAGTTGTTCAGAATTTAAGTTGAATAATTTCCAAAACCCCAGTGAGTCGCCACAAAATACTGGATCATCACATGTATAATAATGTAAGAGGAGAGCCATCAAAAGCCTCTCTTTTTTTAGCCTGGAATATTTGGAGAGTCAACTGCCAAAACCTATAGCACATCTTTCACAATTTTAGAGcttgtttggaagtgtttttaaaatgattgaaagcgcaAGTGAATCCTAAAAAGGTACTTGAAATGCTTTCTGGAAGAAGCACTTcaaatgcttttggaacccaaaaggtattttttctaaaagcgatttcaattattttaaaagcacttccaaacaagcCCTAAAACTATAATTAttgcatattttattttatcaataaTAAATATGTAACTacgtatagtttttttttttttttgaacaaataatattatttacactaaggggatgaGTTTTGTCTCACAATGAGCtcgcaataatgtggttcaaattcacctttagcgagaatcgaatcttagacctctcacttacaagtgaagaggaataccactagaccgtagtactaagtggcgtaACTATGTATAGTTTGACTTGCCTTTTAATCCAAAATCAGGGAGGTTGCTTACCATAATATATAGTTATTCTTTGTATTaactatttaattttttttttttgtctattaACTATTTAATTTCAATTTGCCCTAATTATTATTAGAATCTCCCTCCAAAAACCAAACCACATCTATCTTTCCGAAAAAAATTTCAGTGTGATTGTCTCATATGGTAAATCATTTTATTAATATTCTAATACATGAACCTATATTAATGTTATAGCATGTTAGGTTATACATGAACCCATATTAATACTATACCATGTTAATCTAATTACAATAGGAAACAAATCATATTTAGTATTTACAACTAAATACCATAACTCAGGCCAGCATACCATAAGTTTAATTGTGTTGTCTGTCTATCCATATTATAATATGTGAATTAATAACGTACCATGTCCCAATGTAACACTTGAAAAAAAGTTTATCCAATTCTTATCCTAAAAGCTTTGTGACACCATGTGATGAAACGCTTGGAATGCCCTACTACTTCCTAAATTTCGGGTTTTCACACTTTCTGCCCTGCATGGTGTGCCCATTTGTCCTTAAAATATATCCAAGAAGATTCCCTTCCTAGCCAACTCAAGCATCttgatacaaatatatataactcTAACCACCACCCTAGCATAAGACACAATTTCACaccaaagaaagagagagacacgGAAAGAGAAAgagtggggagagagagagagatggggggAGAGTTCTGTGTAGCAATGGGAAATGGAGTTCTCACAAAGATAAGTAAGTCATGGAGCAAACTAGAGAAAGGCTTAAACGATGGAGTTTCAAAGAGCAAAGTTGGCAAATACTTTAAGTTAGAAGCAAGGAGGAGTTGCTTCACCAAGGAGCTACGTGCCGGCCTAGCCACGTTCCTCACCATGGCCTACATCATCTCCGTCAACGCCACCATTCTCGCCGACTCAGGCGGCACATGCTCCATCGCCGACTGCTCTGTCCCGGTGAACCAAACCGCCACCCCGGATTGCATGATCCTCCCCAACGAAGGATACCAAAACTGCCTTGCAATGATCAAGAGTGACCTCATTGTTGGCACAATTTTATCAGCCATGATCGGGTCGATTGCCATGGGCGTTTTAGCCAATCTACCCCTGGGGCTAGCTCCAGGGATGGGACCAAACGCCTACTTGGCTTATAatttggtgggtttccatggaAGTGGGAAACTGTCTTACCAAACTGCCCTAGCTGTGGTGCTACTTGAAGGGATTGCTTTTCTTGCAACTGCTGCTTTTGGGCTTAGAGAAAAGCTGGCCAGGCTCATCCCTCATCCTGTTAGACTTGCTTGTGCAGCAGGGATTGGACTTTTTATAGCTTTTGTGGGCCTTCAAGTCCACCAAGGTGTCGGCCTAGTGGGCCCAGACCCATCCACATTGGTTACAATCACTGCTTGTGCTAACACAAACCCAGCAACTGGTGAGTGCCTTGGTGGGAAAATGCACAGCCCAAAGTTCTGGCTGGGTGCAGCTGGGTTTATAATCACATGTTATGGCCTAATGAAGGAGATAAAAGGCAGCATGATATACGGCATCGTTTTTGTCACATTCATATCATGGTTTAGGGGCACAAGTGTGACAGTGTTTCCCAACACACAAATTGGTGACACGGATTTCAGTTATTTCAAAAAAGTTGTTGACTTTCACAAGATTCAGTCCACAGCTGGGGCTATAAGCTTCACCAATTTCAATAGGTCTGAGGTTTGGGTGGCTCTAGCAACCTTGCTCTATGTTGACGTTCTTGCCACCACAGGCACATTGTACACCATGGCCGAAATGGGTGGTTTCGTGAACGACGAAGGCGGGTTCGAAGGCGAGTACTCGGCGTACTTGGTTGATGCGGGGTCAACAGTCGTGGGAGCTGCACTGGGGGTGACCCCTATCGCGACATACATAGAATCTTCAGCGGGTTTGAGAGAAGGCGGGCGGACAGGGCTGACTGCAATAACCATCGGTCTCTGTTTTTTCGTGTCGTTGTTTTTCGTTCCTCTTTTGTCTAGTGTGCCCCCGTGGGCTATAGGACCTTCACTTGTGATGGTTggggtgatgatgatgaaggttGTGAAGGACATTGATTGGGGGAATATGAAGGCGGCTGTGCCTGCTTTCATGACCATGATTCTAATGCCTCTCACTTATTCCATAGCAAATGGGATTATTGGCGGCATTGGGCTCTACATTGCTCTTAATCTGTATGATTATTTGGTAATCGTGATTAAGTGGTTGATTAAGATGAAAAGAATGGTGGGAAGAGAACATAATCAAGTGTCTGCAACAGCTCCTGTAGACTCAGCAATTGAAATTATTTGAAGCCCTTTTTGGTCAAATTGTTGTTTTGGAGTGATTATAGCAGGACCCTTTTGTAATAAGTagcttttattttttctatttttttctcttatttaTACCAGTGATATTGTGAAAGGGCGGACTCGAATACAGGACTTCGGATGCATGAGCAAATACTAACCTCTCAATCaatcaattttttatatttttaatatttcagGACCAACATCCTTTTTGCTGTAATTTATGCAATTTATGATTGAAGACCAACATCCTTTCTACCTACGACAATTACACATCATGGACAAAGATTATGTTCcagaattaaaatattttaacagACAAAACCCAACACTCAGAATCCCGGGCTTCTTGCTCCTGATAGAACTAAAACTAGGTCAAACTTTGTTAGACTACAACCTAATACGTTGTTCCTGCGTGCTGGTTTTGCAGCTCTACAGAAAGAGTAGAGCTATTTTGACCATCAGAACTGACCATCTTGCGTATTACTTCTCTAGTAGAGGTTACACCCGCATGTGTGGACCCCACCTCTATTAGAGTTACGTAAGGTGGTTTGTTCAAGATGATATAAATAACAATACTCCCACGGTAcatacaaaaaatcacaaaaagtgTTGTATCATCTTAGGTTCTAATTATATGGACGCTGCATATGCGTTCAGACGCATCTTCGATCCCAATAGCACACGTATCTCCCGGTTGAATGTTGTTTGCCTTGCTGAAAGCTTCCCAACCACTTGACAAAATTTTGGAGAAACAATTATCAATGTAGAGGACTGGCCACAATCTCATTGTTGTGTCTTGAAGGAAAATTACCCTCCTATCTGGTGTATGCCTTCCCCTGATGGTCATGCGTATTGGCAAGCGCACTGGCAGCTCCTGCACAAGAATCGAAGGGAGGTAAGATAAGTCAAGCAAAACCTAAAGAATGCTCGGTATCCAGAAAAAAATGATCACAAACGCAAGGCGAATGCAGGGCTAGGACCTCGATCAAACAGGGCATATCCATTATAACAATCAGCTTGCTGATGAACATCTCCATAATTAGAAGTGTATAATTATCAGATGCACCGTTCTGTGAAAATGAAACACTAGTGTATGTGTAATACATAATGATAATTAAGCGTTCAAGTTTCCACattgatttctctatttttgCCCCAATGTCCATATATTGATCGAAAGTAAAACTACAACAATCGATTGATTGACTCTACAAGATTGTGTCAAACTAACAGAACTCTGAATAGATAATATCAATATGTCAGCCTGTTCGGGCCACCAGAAAAACTTCCTATAGAAGCACATGATTATCAGATGCATCCTTCTCAAAAATGAATTGACAGCATTTGGAAAGAGATAACAAAGTTAACAAAAGAAAAGCATGTGTTAACATGAAGTAAAAGGAGGTACAGTACCAAGAATCAGTCAGTGCATAAATTTATCATGTCGAAACAGAGTAAAAGTGAATGCTATGAAGGTGCAAAGAAAAGACATAAAATATATAAGGGAATTAACTAACGTACTAGAAACGATTGACTGCCCACTGCCACCAAACAGGAGAACGATGAGCTTGGAAAGGTTTCAACTTGATCGACAGGTTCAGATTTTACCACAGGCACAGGAAACGCAATGTCCTTTTCTCTTTTAATCATATTAGAAATCTGACTACACACTGCGTCTACAGGCTCGAATGATTTCCCTGCATTTAGATGTACTGTAATTAATTTGGAGTGAGATATCCTACAGCAATACACACTCATGCATTCTTCTGCACAAACATAAATAGAGCTTCCcttaattaaatgatttttataataatatCATACCATCTATTTCTGGTATGATTTTCTGAAAGCATGGATCTGAAATCAAATCTACAGACTCTTTTTTAACGGCCTTCGTCATCATATCTGTTCACATCAGATATTCTTTTGGTATTaataaatgacatttttccAGAAACGGAGAGGTTCTCTAACAATTGTGCAGGGACATATAGCATTTGGAAGAAAGATCAGTAGAATGACAGAAAAATTCTGGAATCCAAATGTAACAGGAATACCAAAAGACTCCGGAGGAGTTCCAGTAAAGTTCTTTTTAGCTCTCTGaaaagtttcatctatcaaatcaTGCTCCTTTTTGGATGCTGCCACCTTATTGCCTGCCAATGAAATTGAGAATacataacaaacaaaattaagatATTAACACAAAGAAAACTGTGTATACTACAGACATTATACACTCAGGAAACCGACAATCAAACAGATAGGAGCAAGGAATTAACTGCGTCTTGCCTGATCCGTCAGCATTCAGCAATTCTATTATATTGTTTACAGTATTAGAGACGCTACCTGTATCATTAGGATTCACAGCAGCTGTTGGGAAGAGATGATGAGAGGTCTTGTTGGTGGTTCTTGAATCATCACCAGAAGGTGATACCTTTTTCACTCTGGCTTCAGAAGAATTATTTTTCTCAGTCCCATCAAACGTATATGCATCCGAAGGAATTGCGATAGTCACTGCTTCTCTAGCCACTGGAGCTTTATCAACTAAACTAGCCTCACCTCTCAATCTTAGTGATGAATCATCATGACATGAGCATGTTTCATCCATCGGAATTGCTGCAGTCACTGCCTCTTTAGCCACTGGACTTTTATCAACTGAGCCAGCCTCTTTTCTCATTCTTAGTGATGAATCATCATGAGGTGAGTAGGTTTCATCCATTGGAAATGCTGCAGCCACTGCTTCTTTTCTCAATCTTACTGATGAATCATCATGATGTGAGCATGTTTCATCCCAAATAACTACTTCATTGCGTCCACCAGTGCCAGACTTCAGTTCCAATAGTTCAAAATTCAGTGAATCATATATACAGCTTCTGTTGTCTTCTTGTTTGTTTCCCAGTTCTCTATTGATCATACAGATCATATCTTCAATGTATTCTTCTTTTGGCTTGAGCTTTGGCATTTCATTACTATCATCGTAGTTTGAAGCATTTTCTGTTACAATTGTACATTCCCCCTTGTCATTCATATCATACAGGTGTTGATCTATATCTCCATCTGGTTCTTTCAGCTTAAGCCTTGACCTTTTATGACTATTATCACAGTTTGAAGCATTTTCGGTGACCACAGGTGCTTTCGTCTTGGCATTCATACCATACAGATCTTGACCTATATCTCCATCTGGTTCTTTCAGCTTAAACTTTGACCTTTCATGACTATTATCACAGTTTGAAGCATTTCCGGTGACCACAGGTGCTTTCGTCTTGGCATTCATAACATACAGGTGTTGACCTATATCTCCATCCGGTTCTTTCAGCTTAAGCTTTGACCTTTCATGACTATTATCACAGTTTGAAGCATTTCCGGTGACCACGGGTGCTTTCCTCGTGGCATTCATACCATGCAGATCTTGACCAATATCTCCATCTGGTTTTTTCCGCTTAAGCTTTGACCTTTCATGACTATTATCACAGTTCGAAGCATTTCCCATGACCATAGGTGCTTTCCTCTTGGAATTCATATCATACAGGTGTTGACCTATATCTCTATCTGGTTCTTTCAGCTTAAGCTTTGACCTTTCATGACTATTATCACACTTTGAAGCATTTCCCATGACCATAGGTGCTTTCCTCTTGGCATTCATCGGATCCAGATCTTGACCTATATCTTCATCTGTGTCAGACGTAAGAGAGGTGCTTGAACCCTGTTTGTCCATCAAACTGTTATCAACTTTGTGGCAAGGACCATCTTTGACAGAGGAATTTTGGTTATCCCACGTCCATTTCTTCTGATTCATGGCCTCAGGAAACTTGAGTTTCTCACACCCTGATTTGTCATAAATCTTAACATTAAAATGTGAATCTGTAACATAATTGAAGTTAAGAAATTGTCCGACTTGTAGGTCATTGTCTAATGCAAATGCATTCCATCCTTGTTGAAAAGCAAGGGAGCCATCAACTCTGGATATCGTAACTTT of Malus sylvestris chromosome 6, drMalSylv7.2, whole genome shotgun sequence contains these proteins:
- the LOC126627246 gene encoding B3 domain-containing protein Os01g0905400-like isoform X6 codes for the protein MGSKLEACAECTLKCLQDHANKKKASPVVASFFKIMIGDQLSKVLFLPPKFAPNVSALVNKKAVLEDSRGRQWKVTISRVDGSLAFQQGWNAFALDNDLQVGQFLNFNYVTDSHFNVKIYDKSGCEKLKFPEAMNQKKWTWDNQNSSVKDGPCHKVDNSLMDKQGSSTSLTSDTDEDIGQDLDPMNAKRKAPMVMGNASKCDNSHERSKLKLKEPDRDIGQHLYDMNSKRKAPMVMGNASNCDNSHERSKLKRKKPDGDIGQDLHGMNATRKAPVVTGNASNCDNSHERSKLKLKEPDGDIDQHLYDMNDKGECTIVTENASNYDDSNEMPKLKPKEEYIEDMICMINRELGNKQEDNRSCIYDSLNFELLELKSGTGGRNEVVIWDETCSHHDDSSVRLRKEAVAAAFPMDETYSPHDDSSLRMRKEAGSVDKSPVAKEAVTAAIPMDETCSCHDDSSLRLRGEASLVDKAPVAREAVTIAIPSDAYTFDGTEKNNSSEARVKKVSPSGDDSRTTNKTSHHLFPTAAVNPNDTGNKVAASKKEHDLIDETFQRAKKNFTGTPPESFDMMTKAVKKESVDLISDPCFQKIIPEIDGKSFEPVDAVCSQISNMIKREKDIAFPVPVVKSEPVDQVETFPSSSFSCLVAVGSQSFLELPVRLPIRMTIRGRHTPDRRVIFLQDTTMRLWPVLYIDNCFSKILSSGWEAFSKANNIQPGDTCAIGIEDASERICSVHIIRT
- the LOC126627246 gene encoding B3 domain-containing protein Os01g0905400-like isoform X7, whose product is MGSKLEACAECTLKCLQDHANKKKASPVVASFFKIMIGDQLSKVLFLPPKFAPNVSALVNKKAVLEDSRGRQWKVTISRVDGSLAFQQGWNAFALDNDLQVGQFLNFNYVTDSHFNVKIYDKSGCEKLKFPEAMNQKKWTWDNQNSSVKDGPCHKVDNSLMDKQGSSTSLTSDTDEDIGQDLDPMNAKRKAPMVMGNASKCDNSHERSKLKLKEPDRDIGQHLYDMNSKRKAPMVMGNASNCDNSHERSKLKRKKPDGDIGQDLHGMNATRKAPVVTGNASNCDNSHERSRLKLKEPDGDIDQHLYDMNDKGECTIVTENASNYDDSNEMPKLKPKEEYIEDMICMINRELGNKQEDNRSCIYDSLNFELLELKSGTGGRNEVVIWDETCSHHDDSSVRLRKEAVAAAFPMDETYSPHDDSSLRMRKEAGSVDKSPVAKEAVTAAIPMDETCSCHDDSSLRLRGEASLVDKAPVAREAVTIAIPSDAYTFDGTEKNNSSEARVKKVSPSGDDSRTTNKTSHHLFPTAAVNPNDTGNKVAASKKEHDLIDETFQRAKKNFTGTPPESFDMMTKAVKKESVDLISDPCFQKIIPEIDGKSFEPVDAVCSQISNMIKREKDIAFPVPVVKSEPVDQVETFPSSSFSCLVAVGSQSFLELPVRLPIRMTIRGRHTPDRRVIFLQDTTMRLWPVLYIDNCFSKILSSGWEAFSKANNIQPGDTCAIGIEDASERICSVHIIRT
- the LOC126627246 gene encoding uncharacterized protein LOC126627246 isoform X2, with product MGSKLEACAECTLKCLQDHANKKKASPVVASFFKIMIGDQLSKVLFLPPKFAPNVSALVNKKAVLEDSRGRQWKVTISRVDGSLAFQQGWNAFALDNDLQVGQFLNFNYVTDSHFNVKIYDKSGCEKLKFPEAMNQKKWTWDNQNSSVKDGPCHKVDNSLMDKQGSSTSLTSDTDEDIGQDLDPMNAKRKAPMVMGNASKCDNSHERSKLKLKEPDRDIGQHLYDMNSKRKAPMVMGNASNCDNSHERSKLKRKKPDGDIGQDLHGMNATRKAPVVTGNASNCDNSHERSKLKLKEPDGDIGQHLYVMNAKTKAPVVTGNASNCDNSHERSKFKLKEPDGDIGQDLYGMNAKTKAPVVTENASNCDNSHKRSRLKLKEPDGDIDQHLYDMNDKGECTIVTENASNYDDSNEMPKLKPKEEYIEDMICMINRELGNKQEDNRSCIYDSLNFELLELKSGTGGRNEVVIWDETCSHHDDSSVRLRKEAVAAAFPMDETYSPHDDSSLRMRKEAGSVDKSPVAKEAVTAAIPMDETCSCHDDSSLRLRGEASLVDKAPVAREAVTIAIPSDAYTFDGTEKNNSSEARVKKVSPSGDDSRTTNKTSHHLFPTAAVNPNDTGNKVAASKKEHDLIDETFQRAKKNFTGTPPESFGKSFEPVDAVCSQISNMIKREKDIAFPVPVVKSEPVDQVETFPSSSFSCLVAVGSQSFLELPVRLPIRMTIRGRHTPDRRVIFLQDTTMRLWPVLYIDNCFSKILSSGWEAFSKANNIQPGDTCAIGIEDASERICSVHIIRT
- the LOC126627246 gene encoding uncharacterized protein LOC126627246 isoform X9 — protein: MGSKLEACAECTLKCLQDHANKKKASPVVASFFKIMIGDQLSKVLFLPPKFAPNVSALVNKKAVLEDSRGRQWKVTISRVDGSLAFQQGWNAFALDNDLQVGQFLNFNYVTDSHFNVKIYDKSGCEKLKFPEAMNQKKWTWDNQNSSVKDGPCHKVDNSLMDKQGSSTSLTSDTDEDIGQDLDPMNAKRKAPMVMGNASKCDNSHERSKLKLKEPDRDIDQHLYDMNDKGECTIVTENASNYDDSNEMPKLKPKEEYIEDMICMINRELGNKQEDNRSCIYDSLNFELLELKSGTGGRNEVVIWDETCSHHDDSSVRLRKEAVAAAFPMDETYSPHDDSSLRMRKEAGSVDKSPVAKEAVTAAIPMDETCSCHDDSSLRLRGEASLVDKAPVAREAVTIAIPSDAYTFDGTEKNNSSEARVKKVSPSGDDSRTTNKTSHHLFPTAAVNPNDTGNKVAASKKEHDLIDETFQRAKKNFTGTPPESFDMMTKAVKKESVDLISDPCFQKIIPEIDGKSFEPVDAVCSQISNMIKREKDIAFPVPVVKSEPVDQVETFPSSSFSCLVAVGSQSFLELPVRLPIRMTIRGRHTPDRRVIFLQDTTMRLWPVLYIDNCFSKILSSGWEAFSKANNIQPGDTCAIGIEDASERICSVHIIRT
- the LOC126627246 gene encoding uncharacterized protein LOC126627246 isoform X5, which encodes MGSKLEACAECTLKCLQDHANKKKASPVVASFFKIMIGDQLSKVLFLPPKFAPNVSALVNKKAVLEDSRGRQWKVTISRVDGSLAFQQGWNAFALDNDLQVGQFLNFNYVTDSHFNVKIYDKSGCEKLKFPEAMNQKKWTWDNQNSSVKDGPCHKVDNSLMDKQGSSTSLTSDTDEDIGQDLDPMNAKRKAPMVMGNASKCDNSHERSKLKLKEPDRDIGQHLYVMNAKTKAPVVTGNASNCDNSHERSKFKLKEPDGDIGQDLYGMNAKTKAPVVTENASNCDNSHKRSRLKLKEPDGDIDQHLYDMNDKGECTIVTENASNYDDSNEMPKLKPKEEYIEDMICMINRELGNKQEDNRSCIYDSLNFELLELKSGTGGRNEVVIWDETCSHHDDSSVRLRKEAVAAAFPMDETYSPHDDSSLRMRKEAGSVDKSPVAKEAVTAAIPMDETCSCHDDSSLRLRGEASLVDKAPVAREAVTIAIPSDAYTFDGTEKNNSSEARVKKVSPSGDDSRTTNKTSHHLFPTAAVNPNDTGNKVAASKKEHDLIDETFQRAKKNFTGTPPESFDMMTKAVKKESVDLISDPCFQKIIPEIDGKSFEPVDAVCSQISNMIKREKDIAFPVPVVKSEPVDQVETFPSSSFSCLVAVGSQSFLELPVRLPIRMTIRGRHTPDRRVIFLQDTTMRLWPVLYIDNCFSKILSSGWEAFSKANNIQPGDTCAIGIEDASERICSVHIIRT
- the LOC126627246 gene encoding uncharacterized protein LOC126627246 isoform X1, translated to MGSKLEACAECTLKCLQDHANKKKASPVVASFFKIMIGDQLSKVLFLPPKFAPNVSALVNKKAVLEDSRGRQWKVTISRVDGSLAFQQGWNAFALDNDLQVGQFLNFNYVTDSHFNVKIYDKSGCEKLKFPEAMNQKKWTWDNQNSSVKDGPCHKVDNSLMDKQGSSTSLTSDTDEDIGQDLDPMNAKRKAPMVMGNASKCDNSHERSKLKLKEPDRDIGQHLYDMNSKRKAPMVMGNASNCDNSHERSKLKRKKPDGDIGQDLHGMNATRKAPVVTGNASNCDNSHERSKLKLKEPDGDIGQHLYVMNAKTKAPVVTGNASNCDNSHERSKFKLKEPDGDIGQDLYGMNAKTKAPVVTENASNCDNSHKRSRLKLKEPDGDIDQHLYDMNDKGECTIVTENASNYDDSNEMPKLKPKEEYIEDMICMINRELGNKQEDNRSCIYDSLNFELLELKSGTGGRNEVVIWDETCSHHDDSSVRLRKEAVAAAFPMDETYSPHDDSSLRMRKEAGSVDKSPVAKEAVTAAIPMDETCSCHDDSSLRLRGEASLVDKAPVAREAVTIAIPSDAYTFDGTEKNNSSEARVKKVSPSGDDSRTTNKTSHHLFPTAAVNPNDTGNKVAASKKEHDLIDETFQRAKKNFTGTPPESFDMMTKAVKKESVDLISDPCFQKIIPEIDGKSFEPVDAVCSQISNMIKREKDIAFPVPVVKSEPVDQVETFPSSSFSCLVAVGSQSFLELPVRLPIRMTIRGRHTPDRRVIFLQDTTMRLWPVLYIDNCFSKILSSGWEAFSKANNIQPGDTCAIGIEDASERICSVHIIRT
- the LOC126627246 gene encoding B3 domain-containing protein Os01g0905400-like isoform X3, which produces MGSKLEACAECTLKCLQDHANKKKASPVVASFFKIMIGDQLSKVLFLPPKFAPNVSALVNKKAVLEDSRGRQWKVTISRVDGSLAFQQGWNAFALDNDLQVGQFLNFNYVTDSHFNVKIYDKSGCEKLKFPEAMNQKKWTWDNQNSSVKDGPCHKVDNSLMDKQGSSTSLTSDTDEDIGQDLDPMNAKRKAPMVMGNASKCDNSHERSKLKLKEPDRDIGQHLYDMNSKRKAPMVMGNASNCDNSHERSKLKRKKPDGDIGQDLHGMNATRKAPVVTGNASNCDNSHERSKLKLKEPDGDIGQHLYVMNAKTKAPVVTGNASNCDNSHERSKLKLKEPDGDIDQHLYDMNDKGECTIVTENASNYDDSNEMPKLKPKEEYIEDMICMINRELGNKQEDNRSCIYDSLNFELLELKSGTGGRNEVVIWDETCSHHDDSSVRLRKEAVAAAFPMDETYSPHDDSSLRMRKEAGSVDKSPVAKEAVTAAIPMDETCSCHDDSSLRLRGEASLVDKAPVAREAVTIAIPSDAYTFDGTEKNNSSEARVKKVSPSGDDSRTTNKTSHHLFPTAAVNPNDTGNKVAASKKEHDLIDETFQRAKKNFTGTPPESFDMMTKAVKKESVDLISDPCFQKIIPEIDGKSFEPVDAVCSQISNMIKREKDIAFPVPVVKSEPVDQVETFPSSSFSCLVAVGSQSFLELPVRLPIRMTIRGRHTPDRRVIFLQDTTMRLWPVLYIDNCFSKILSSGWEAFSKANNIQPGDTCAIGIEDASERICSVHIIRT
- the LOC126627246 gene encoding B3 domain-containing protein Os01g0905400-like isoform X8 yields the protein MGSKLEACAECTLKCLQDHANKKKASPVVASFFKIMIGDQLSKVLFLPPKFAPNVSALVNKKAVLEDSRGRQWKVTISRVDGSLAFQQGWNAFALDNDLQVGQFLNFNYVTDSHFNVKIYDKSGCEKLKFPEAMNQKKWTWDNQNSSVKDGPCHKVDNSLMDKQGSSTSLTSDTDEDIGQDLDPMNAKRKAPVVTGNASNCDNSHERSKFKLKEPDGDIGQDLYGMNAKTKAPVVTENASNCDNSHKRSRLKLKEPDGDIDQHLYDMNDKGECTIVTENASNYDDSNEMPKLKPKEEYIEDMICMINRELGNKQEDNRSCIYDSLNFELLELKSGTGGRNEVVIWDETCSHHDDSSVRLRKEAVAAAFPMDETYSPHDDSSLRMRKEAGSVDKSPVAKEAVTAAIPMDETCSCHDDSSLRLRGEASLVDKAPVAREAVTIAIPSDAYTFDGTEKNNSSEARVKKVSPSGDDSRTTNKTSHHLFPTAAVNPNDTGNKVAASKKEHDLIDETFQRAKKNFTGTPPESFDMMTKAVKKESVDLISDPCFQKIIPEIDGKSFEPVDAVCSQISNMIKREKDIAFPVPVVKSEPVDQVETFPSSSFSCLVAVGSQSFLELPVRLPIRMTIRGRHTPDRRVIFLQDTTMRLWPVLYIDNCFSKILSSGWEAFSKANNIQPGDTCAIGIEDASERICSVHIIRT